AAAGGCCGTGCGCGTCAGACGGGAAGTGTGAAGGCACCCAGTCAAGTATTACGCCTATGCCGTTTTGATGGAGATGGTCTATCATGTACATGAAGTCCTGAGGTGTGCCGTACCTGCTGGTTGGAGCAAAGTATCCGACCGTTTGATATCCCCATGAGCCGTAAAACGGATGCTCCATTACAGGCAGGAGTTCAACATGGGTAAAGCCCATCTCCTTAACATATTCCGCGAGTTGATGAGCCGTCTCACGGTAGGTCAGATATCTGTTCCCATCTTCAGGCACGCGCCTCCACGAACCGATGTGGACTTCGTATATGGAATAAGGCGCGTCAAGCGCATTGTTCTTGTGCCTCTCTCTCATCCATTCGCCGTCTTCCCATTTGTAATCCAGTTCCCATATCCGTGACGCGGTCCTGGGAGCGCGTTCAGAGTAGACAGCAAAAGGATCGCCTTTGTCCATGCTGTAATTATCAAGCCTTGAGACGATATGGTATTTGTATACAGTCTCCTTTGCCAGGCCCGGGATAAATCCCTCCCATATACCGGAGCCGTCCCAGCGCGGGAAGAGCTGATGAGACACTTTATCCCATCCGTTGAAATCGCCTATCACCGAGACCTTCGCGGCATTCGGAGCCCACACGGCAAAGAGCGTCCCGTCTTTGCCGTCAACCTTCATCAGATGGGAACCGAGCTTGTCATAAAGTCGGAAATGGTTTCCCTCTTTAAAAAGATAGATGTCCTCTTCTGAAAAAAGGCTGACCCCCGCAGTCACACTTGCTGTTTTGTTAGTTGTAAGTTCTTTCATAGTGTCTCTTATTATATATTTATCATGAAATATATCAAAACGTAATCGTAAATCAAGGATGGCTCTTGCATTATGTTGAATAAATTCAGAGCGAAGATTAATTCCTTAATTTTACATTTTTTCTCACTTGTGCTAATTTTATTAAACTTAAAACTGATACTGAAACATAAGGAGCAATGATGAAGATAAAGAAGATAGTTCTTGCATATTCAGGCGGGCTTGATACCTCGGTAGCTATAACATGGCTTAAGGAGACCTACGGGTGCGAGGTGATAGCTTACTGCGCTGATCTCGGGCAGGAGGAGGAGCTGACCGGGCTTAATGCAAAGGCCCTGAAGACCGGCGCTTCAAAGGCTTATATAGTTGACCTGAGGGAAGAGTTTGTCAGGGATTTTGTATTTCCGATGCTCAGGGCGAATGCGGTTTATGAAGGCACATACCTTCTCGGCACCTCGATAGCAAGGCCTCTTATAGCAAAGAAGCAGATAGAGATCGCAAAGAAGGAGAAGGCAGACGCGGTCGCGCATGGTGCAACAGGCAAGGGCAATGACCAGGTGAGGTTTGAGCTTACATGCTATTCGCTTATGCCTGAGGTAAAGATCGTCGCTCCATGGAGGGAATGGGAGTTTGATTCAAGAGAGTCTTTGATAGCATATGCCAAAAAACATAATATCCCTGTGACAGCCACAAAGAGCAAGCCTTACAGCACCGACAGGAACCTCTTTCACATCAGTTATGAGGGAGGAATTCTGGAAGACCCGTGGGCTGAGCCGCCTCAGAATATGTTCACATTATCGGTCTCTCCTGAGAAGGCGCCTTCAAAAGCGACTTACATAGAGATCGGCTATCAGGACGGCAACCCTGTTTCAGTTAACGGCAAAAAACTTTCACCTGCAAACCTTCTTAAGGAACTGAACACAATAGGCGGCAGGAACGGAATCGGCAGGGCGGATATCGTTGAGAACAGGTATGTCGGCATGAAGGCAAGAGGTGTATATGAAACACCCGGCGGAACGATACTTCATACAGCTCACAGGGCTGTTGAGTCGATCACGCTTGACAGGGAAGTCATGCACCTGAGGGATTCGCTTGTCCCAAAGTATGCGGAGCTTATTTATAACGGTTTCTGGTTCTCACCTGAGAGAGAGGCTTTGCAGTCACTTATAGACCATTCACAGAAGGGCGTGACAGGCACGGCGAGGTTAAAGCTTTATAAAGGCAACTGCACCGTTGCCGGAAGAAAGTCGCCTAAGTCCCTATACAACCCTGAACTCGCGACATTTGAGTCTGAGCAGGTCTATAACCAGAAGGATGCCGAGGGGTTTATAAAGTTAAACGCCCTGAGGCTGAAGATAAGAGCAAAAATAAAATAAAGGCAGCCTTTTCTCTTTTTTAAATCATGTCCGACCTTAAAAATTATCTTGCCCTTGCTCTTCTGCCTGATATCGGTATGGTACTCGGCAGGAGGCTCATGTCTGTCTTTGGAAGCCCTGAGAAGATATTTTGCGCCTCTCATAACGACCTGAAGAAAGTAGAGAACATCGGAGAGAACAGGGCAAAGAGCATAACTGAGTTCAACTGGGAGAGGGTCGATCAGGAGATAAAGAAAGCAGAAGAGAATAATATAACCCTGCTTTGCATTGAAGATGATGCATACCCTGCCTCAATAAAGCTCTTTCACGATGCTCCTTTTGTTTTATATGTAAAAGGCGAGATCAAGGAAGAGGATAAATATGCTGTCGGAGTTGTCGGCTCAAGGAATGCTACAAGCTACGGCAGGCTTGTGGCAGAGAAGATGAGCTTCAGTCTGGCAAAGTTCGGGCTGACCATTGTAAGCGGCATGGCGATGGGGGTGGATTCAGCCGCTCATAACGGAGCG
The DNA window shown above is from Thermodesulfovibrionia bacterium and carries:
- a CDS encoding argininosuccinate synthase — encoded protein: MMKIKKIVLAYSGGLDTSVAITWLKETYGCEVIAYCADLGQEEELTGLNAKALKTGASKAYIVDLREEFVRDFVFPMLRANAVYEGTYLLGTSIARPLIAKKQIEIAKKEKADAVAHGATGKGNDQVRFELTCYSLMPEVKIVAPWREWEFDSRESLIAYAKKHNIPVTATKSKPYSTDRNLFHISYEGGILEDPWAEPPQNMFTLSVSPEKAPSKATYIEIGYQDGNPVSVNGKKLSPANLLKELNTIGGRNGIGRADIVENRYVGMKARGVYETPGGTILHTAHRAVESITLDREVMHLRDSLVPKYAELIYNGFWFSPEREALQSLIDHSQKGVTGTARLKLYKGNCTVAGRKSPKSLYNPELATFESEQVYNQKDAEGFIKLNALRLKIRAKIK